The following proteins come from a genomic window of Leptospira bandrabouensis:
- a CDS encoding alanine racemase: MFKNRKLYIWVFLIIIIVVVLIFKPKDEGSSYSEYFSAINKELKTNGFGKPVVLLDLDRLDENLSTLSKNIPPPLHYRIVVKSLPSLDLLRYITKATNTRRLMVFHSGDLVMLLRDPEFSSFDILLGKPMPVRALEEIYQKSKKDRFQKIHWLVDTETRLNQYLEFAKSKNIKLNIVLEIDIGLHRGGFTYPTLTTQSISKIQDHPNHLEFGGFMGYEPHVASVPNLLGDKTEAIEKEIESSLKKYEGFVSDAKKSFPSLFNKELLMNGGGSKTYRFYQKNQQVVNDVSVGSALVMPTDFDVITLKEHKPAFYIAAPVLKRLDGTTIPFLESISFLFPIWNPNLQVTYFIYGGAYLAKKESPQGLFDNSLYGASTNQGILNGSLATALQPDDYVFFRPTQSEKVMAEMGEVVLLRKGKIIGTWKCFIN, translated from the coding sequence CAATAAACAAAGAGCTAAAAACAAATGGATTTGGAAAACCTGTAGTACTTTTGGATTTGGACCGATTGGATGAAAATTTATCCACACTTTCCAAAAACATCCCACCTCCTTTACACTACCGTATCGTTGTAAAGTCTCTTCCTTCATTGGATCTTCTTAGATATATTACAAAGGCAACTAACACAAGGCGTCTAATGGTTTTTCATTCTGGTGACCTTGTGATGTTACTAAGAGATCCCGAGTTTTCTTCGTTTGATATTCTACTTGGGAAACCGATGCCAGTTCGTGCTTTAGAAGAAATTTACCAAAAATCAAAGAAAGATCGGTTCCAAAAAATCCATTGGTTAGTGGATACCGAAACTAGACTCAACCAATATTTGGAATTTGCTAAATCGAAGAACATAAAATTAAATATTGTTTTAGAAATTGATATTGGGCTACACCGGGGAGGATTTACTTATCCGACTTTGACAACTCAATCTATTTCGAAAATCCAAGATCATCCAAATCATTTAGAATTTGGAGGATTTATGGGATATGAGCCTCATGTGGCTTCCGTTCCGAACTTGTTAGGTGACAAGACAGAGGCAATTGAAAAAGAGATTGAATCCTCTTTAAAAAAATATGAAGGATTTGTGAGTGATGCTAAAAAATCTTTTCCTTCCTTATTTAATAAAGAATTACTTATGAATGGTGGGGGAAGTAAAACTTACCGGTTTTATCAAAAGAACCAACAAGTTGTGAATGATGTTTCTGTTGGTTCGGCCCTTGTAATGCCTACCGATTTTGATGTAATTACACTCAAAGAACACAAACCAGCGTTTTATATTGCAGCTCCCGTTTTGAAGCGATTGGACGGGACAACCATTCCTTTTTTAGAATCTATTTCGTTTTTATTTCCTATATGGAATCCGAACTTACAGGTAACATATTTTATTTATGGTGGTGCTTATCTTGCCAAAAAAGAATCACCGCAAGGTCTTTTTGATAATAGTCTGTATGGGGCAAGCACAAACCAAGGGATCTTAAATGGAAGTTTGGCCACTGCATTGCAACCGGATGATTACGTTTTTTTTCGCCCCACACAAAGTGAAAAGGTGATGGCGGAGATGGGTGAAGTGGTTCTTTTACGAAAAGGAAAAATCATAGGAACCTGGAAGTGTTTTATCAACTAG